Proteins co-encoded in one Sulfurimonas sp. HSL1-2 genomic window:
- a CDS encoding pyridoxamine 5'-phosphate oxidase family protein, with the protein MRAALDAIAAFVREHHVLTLATSRDGSPYATPLFYAYDDVRNCFVFASAEDTEHTAQMKANPFVAAGIALETDTVGKIQGLQCRGRIVVSDAADARCYYARFPYARAMLPTLWRLEPSWMKLTDNRFGFGKKLLWEAAAPVK; encoded by the coding sequence ATGCGCGCTGCACTTGACGCCATCGCCGCATTCGTGCGGGAACATCATGTATTGACCCTTGCAACGAGCCGGGACGGCTCCCCCTATGCGACACCCCTGTTTTACGCGTATGACGATGTGCGCAACTGCTTCGTATTCGCCTCGGCGGAGGATACGGAGCACACGGCCCAGATGAAGGCCAACCCCTTCGTGGCGGCGGGCATCGCCCTGGAAACGGATACGGTTGGTAAAATCCAGGGGCTGCAGTGCCGCGGCCGGATCGTCGTTTCCGATGCAGCGGACGCGCGCTGCTACTACGCCCGTTTCCCCTATGCCCGCGCGATGCTTCCTACACTGTGGCGGCTGGAGCCCTCCTGGATGAAACTCACCGACAACCGGTTCGGTTTCGGCAAGAAACTGCTCTGGGAAGCCGCAGCGCCGGTAAAGTAG